One part of the Lapillicoccus jejuensis genome encodes these proteins:
- a CDS encoding DNA-directed RNA polymerase subunit alpha, with translation MLIAQRPVLSEETVSENRSRFTIEPLEPGFGYTLGNTLRRTLLSSIPGAAVTSIRIDGVLHEFQTIPGCKEDVTEVILNLKTLVVSSEHDEPVVMYLRKQGPGDVTAADIQPPAGVEVHNPDLHIATLNGKGKIEMELTVERGRGYVSAAQNKSGDAEIGRIPVDSIYSPVLMVKYAVEATRVEQRTDFDKLVVDVETKNSILPRDAMASAGKTLVELFGLVRELNVEAEGIDMGPSPTDAALAADLALPIEDLDLTVRSYNCLKREGIHTVGELVGRSEADLLDIRNFGAKSIDEVKAKLVGMGLALKDSPPGFDPSAIVDGYGDDDDYDASDDGRAFAEDEQL, from the coding sequence GTGCTCATCGCACAGCGTCCCGTGCTCTCCGAGGAGACGGTCAGCGAGAACCGCAGCCGTTTCACGATCGAGCCGCTCGAGCCCGGCTTCGGCTACACGCTCGGCAACACCCTGCGCCGCACCCTGCTCTCGAGCATCCCGGGCGCGGCCGTCACCTCGATCCGCATCGACGGTGTCCTCCACGAGTTCCAGACCATCCCGGGCTGCAAGGAGGACGTCACCGAGGTCATCCTCAACCTCAAGACCCTCGTCGTCTCCTCCGAGCACGACGAGCCGGTCGTGATGTACCTGCGCAAGCAGGGCCCCGGCGACGTCACCGCCGCCGACATCCAGCCCCCGGCCGGTGTCGAGGTGCACAACCCCGACCTGCACATCGCGACGCTCAACGGCAAGGGCAAGATCGAGATGGAGCTGACCGTCGAGCGCGGTCGCGGCTACGTCTCGGCCGCGCAGAACAAGTCGGGCGACGCCGAGATCGGCCGCATCCCGGTCGACTCGATCTACAGCCCGGTGCTCATGGTCAAGTACGCCGTCGAGGCCACCCGCGTCGAGCAGCGCACCGACTTCGACAAGCTCGTCGTCGACGTCGAGACCAAGAACTCGATCCTCCCGCGCGACGCCATGGCCTCGGCCGGCAAGACGCTGGTGGAGCTCTTCGGCCTCGTCCGCGAGCTCAACGTCGAGGCCGAGGGCATCGACATGGGCCCGTCGCCGACGGACGCCGCCCTGGCCGCCGACCTCGCGCTGCCCATCGAGGACCTCGACCTCACGGTCCGGTCCTACAACTGCCTCAAGCGCGAGGGCATCCACACGGTCGGCGAGCTGGTCGGCCGCAGCGAGGCCGACCTGCTCGACATCCGCAACTTCGGTGCGAAGTCGATCGACGAGGTCAAGGCCAAGCTCGTCGGCATGGGTCTGGCCCTCAAGGACAGCCCGCCCGGGTTCGACCCCAGCGCCATCGTCGACGGCTACGGCGACGACGACGACTACGACGCCTCGGACGACGGCCGCGCCTTCGCCGAGGACGAGCAGCTCTGA
- the secY gene encoding preprotein translocase subunit SecY translates to MLAGFVRAFRTPDLRKKLLFTLFIIVVYRLGTAVPTPGVSYSKVRACLDGADPQSGFIGLANLFSGGALLQLSIFALGIMPYITSSIIIQLLTVVIPRFEALKKEGQAGQTKLTQYTRYLTIGLAILQSSTLITFARNPEQIFGPSCTSIMNDESIPTILIMVLVLTAGTGLIMWMGELLTDRGIGNGMSVLIFTSIASGFPSSLWQIQQRDGRWDVFIGIILMGFVIMAAVIFVEQSQRRVPVQYAKRQVGRRMYGGSSTYIPLKVNMAGVIPVIFASSLLSLPALVAQFNTPQNGTPAAGWVQWIQNNLTRGDHPIYMLIYTVLILFFTFFYVSITFNPVEVSDNMKKYGGFIPGIRAGRPTAEYLDYVLTRITVPGALYLAVISLIPLLALKAFGGTASQSFPFGGTSILIIVGVGLETVKQIQAQLQQRNYEGFLR, encoded by the coding sequence ATGCTTGCCGGATTCGTCCGCGCGTTCAGGACGCCGGACCTGCGCAAGAAGCTGCTGTTCACCCTGTTCATCATCGTGGTGTACCGGCTGGGCACCGCCGTGCCGACGCCCGGGGTGTCCTACAGCAAGGTCCGCGCCTGCCTCGACGGGGCCGACCCGCAGTCGGGCTTCATCGGCCTGGCCAACCTCTTCAGCGGAGGGGCGCTGCTGCAGCTGTCGATCTTCGCGCTCGGGATCATGCCCTACATCACGAGCAGCATCATCATCCAGCTGCTCACGGTCGTCATCCCGCGGTTCGAGGCCCTCAAGAAGGAGGGCCAGGCGGGTCAGACCAAGCTGACGCAGTACACGCGCTACCTGACCATCGGCCTGGCGATCCTCCAGAGCTCGACGCTCATCACCTTCGCGCGCAACCCGGAGCAGATCTTCGGCCCCAGCTGCACCTCGATCATGAACGACGAGTCGATCCCGACGATCCTCATCATGGTCCTCGTGCTCACCGCGGGCACCGGCCTCATCATGTGGATGGGCGAGCTCCTCACCGACCGCGGCATCGGCAACGGCATGTCCGTGCTGATCTTCACCTCGATCGCCTCGGGCTTCCCGAGCTCGCTGTGGCAGATCCAGCAGCGCGACGGCCGCTGGGACGTCTTCATCGGCATCATCCTCATGGGCTTCGTCATCATGGCCGCCGTCATCTTCGTCGAGCAGTCCCAGCGCCGCGTCCCGGTGCAGTACGCCAAGCGCCAGGTCGGACGCCGCATGTACGGCGGCTCGTCGACCTACATCCCGCTCAAGGTCAACATGGCCGGTGTCATCCCGGTCATCTTCGCCAGCTCGCTGCTGTCGCTGCCCGCGCTCGTCGCGCAGTTCAACACCCCGCAGAACGGCACCCCCGCGGCGGGCTGGGTGCAGTGGATCCAGAACAACCTGACCCGCGGCGACCACCCGATCTACATGCTCATCTACACCGTGCTGATCCTGTTCTTCACGTTCTTCTACGTGTCGATCACGTTCAACCCGGTCGAGGTCTCCGACAACATGAAGAAGTACGGCGGCTTCATCCCGGGCATCCGCGCGGGACGTCCGACGGCCGAGTACCTCGACTACGTGCTGACCCGGATCACCGTGCCCGGCGCCCTCTACCTCGCCGTCATCTCGCTCATCCCGCTGCTGGCGCTCAAGGCGTTCGGCGGCACCGCGTCGCAGAGCTTCCCCTTCGGCGGGACGTCGATCCTCATCATCGTCGGCGTCGGTCTGGAGACGGTCAAGCAGATCCAGGCCCAGCTCCAGCAGCGCAACTACGAAGGGTTCCTCCGCTGA
- a CDS encoding mycothiol transferase, with protein MDATTVFLETFGRVPELVRSAVEGLDEDALAWRPDAEANPVGWLVWHLSRVQDDHVAGSAQALGMEDHAGQAWHDGFAERFDLGVGDAVGYGMSADEVARVRVGADLLLDYHRAVHERTEAFLRALGRDDWERVVDEDWDPPVTVLVRVASVLGDVTQHVGQAAYVRGLLDRR; from the coding sequence ATGGACGCCACCACCGTGTTCCTCGAGACCTTCGGCCGGGTGCCGGAGCTCGTGCGCTCCGCCGTCGAGGGCCTCGACGAGGACGCGCTCGCCTGGCGCCCGGACGCCGAGGCCAACCCCGTCGGCTGGTTGGTGTGGCACCTCAGCCGGGTCCAGGACGACCACGTCGCGGGCTCCGCGCAGGCGCTGGGGATGGAGGACCACGCCGGACAGGCCTGGCACGACGGCTTCGCCGAGCGCTTCGACCTCGGGGTCGGTGACGCGGTCGGCTACGGGATGTCGGCCGACGAGGTCGCCCGCGTCCGCGTGGGTGCCGACCTGCTGCTGGACTACCACCGCGCCGTCCACGAGCGCACCGAGGCGTTCCTGCGCGCGCTCGGCCGTGACGACTGGGAGCGCGTCGTCGACGAGGACTGGGACCCGCCGGTCACCGTCCTCGTCCGGGTCGCCAGCGTCCTCGGCGACGTCACGCAGCACGTCGGCCAGGCCGCCTACGTGCGCGGGCTGCTCGACCGGCGGTGA
- the rpsD gene encoding 30S ribosomal protein S4 yields the protein MARYTGPITKKSRRLKVDLVGGDKNFDLRPFPPGQHGRRRIQEKEYLTQLQEKQKARFTYGVMEKQFVRYYKEAANRPGKSGDNLLTILESRLDNVVYRAGLARTRRAARQLVTHGHFEVNGHRVDVPSYRVEQFDIVTVREQSRSTFPFELARQTYGERPIPAWMQVVEGTLQILIHQLPTRAQIDTVLTEQLIIEYYSKN from the coding sequence ATGGCCCGCTACACCGGCCCCATCACCAAGAAGTCCCGACGGCTCAAGGTCGACCTCGTCGGCGGCGACAAGAACTTCGACCTCCGTCCCTTCCCGCCCGGCCAGCACGGCCGCCGCCGGATCCAGGAGAAGGAGTACCTGACCCAGCTGCAGGAGAAGCAGAAGGCCCGCTTCACCTACGGCGTCATGGAGAAGCAGTTCGTCCGCTACTACAAGGAGGCGGCCAACCGCCCCGGCAAGTCGGGCGACAACCTGCTGACCATCCTCGAGTCGCGCCTCGACAACGTCGTGTACCGCGCCGGCCTCGCCCGCACCCGCCGGGCGGCCCGCCAGCTCGTCACGCACGGCCACTTCGAGGTCAACGGCCACCGCGTCGACGTCCCGTCGTACCGCGTGGAGCAGTTCGACATCGTCACCGTGCGCGAGCAGAGCCGCAGCACCTTCCCGTTCGAGCTGGCCCGCCAGACGTACGGCGAGCGCCCGATCCCGGCCTGGATGCAGGTCGTCGAGGGCACGCTGCAGATCCTCATCCACCAGCTGCCGACCCGGGCCCAGATCGACACGGTCCTCACCGAGCAGCTCATCATCGAGTACTACTCGAAGAACTGA
- the infA gene encoding translation initiation factor IF-1, with amino-acid sequence MAKKDGVIEIEGTIVEALPNAMFRVELSNGHKVLAHISGKMRQHYIRILPEDRVVVELSPYDLDRGRIVFRYR; translated from the coding sequence ATGGCCAAGAAGGACGGTGTCATCGAGATTGAGGGCACGATCGTGGAGGCGCTCCCGAACGCGATGTTCCGCGTGGAGCTCTCGAACGGTCACAAGGTGCTCGCCCACATCTCGGGCAAGATGCGACAGCACTACATCCGGATCCTCCCCGAGGACCGCGTGGTGGTCGAGCTCTCGCCGTACGACCTCGACCGCGGCCGTATCGTCTTCCGCTACCGCTGA
- a CDS encoding DUF2087 domain-containing protein: MDRPRLEHAQQDRDRVLAAFLAPDGSLRDIPTRIGKRLVVLDHLAQRFAIGRTYEESTVNAVLRAFHPDVAALRRYLVEEGFLERRDGRYWRAGGTVEL; this comes from the coding sequence GTGGACCGCCCCCGCCTCGAGCACGCCCAGCAGGACCGGGACCGGGTACTCGCCGCGTTCCTCGCCCCCGACGGGTCCCTGCGCGACATCCCCACGCGGATCGGCAAGCGGCTGGTCGTCCTCGACCACCTCGCCCAGCGCTTCGCCATCGGCCGCACCTACGAGGAGAGCACCGTCAACGCGGTGCTGCGAGCGTTCCACCCCGACGTCGCGGCGCTGCGCCGCTACCTCGTCGAGGAGGGCTTCCTCGAGCGCCGCGACGGGCGCTACTGGCGCGCCGGCGGCACCGTCGAGCTCTAG
- the rplQ gene encoding 50S ribosomal protein L17, translating to MPTPTKGPRLGGGPAHERLMLANLATALFEHDQITTTEAKAKRLRPLAERLITFAKRGDLHSRRRVLTVVRDKGVVHRLFTEIAPDMEQRPGGYTRITKVGPRKGDNAPMAVIELVREPLSAKQAAVKEAEAATRRAATTQDAPVTEAQVDEAAAEAPGAPQDAEATEYGEGSAAPLEDGSAPEGYPVKGNKDSMKYHEPDGQWFAQTVAEVYFDTAESAEKAGFTKAGSEG from the coding sequence ATGCCCACGCCCACCAAGGGCCCCCGTCTCGGTGGCGGTCCCGCGCACGAGCGGCTCATGCTGGCGAACCTCGCCACCGCGCTGTTCGAGCACGACCAGATCACGACCACCGAGGCCAAGGCGAAGCGGCTGCGCCCGCTGGCCGAGCGGCTCATCACCTTCGCCAAGCGCGGCGACCTGCACTCGCGTCGTCGCGTGCTGACCGTCGTGCGGGACAAGGGTGTCGTCCACCGCCTCTTCACCGAGATCGCTCCCGACATGGAGCAGCGCCCCGGTGGCTACACCCGCATCACCAAGGTGGGTCCCCGCAAGGGTGACAACGCCCCCATGGCCGTCATCGAGCTCGTCCGCGAGCCGCTGTCGGCCAAGCAGGCGGCCGTGAAGGAGGCCGAGGCGGCCACCCGTCGCGCGGCCACCACGCAGGACGCCCCCGTCACCGAGGCGCAGGTCGACGAGGCCGCCGCCGAGGCGCCGGGCGCCCCGCAGGACGCCGAGGCGACCGAGTACGGCGAGGGCTCGGCCGCCCCGCTCGAGGACGGCTCCGCCCCCGAGGGCTACCCCGTCAAGGGCAACAAGGACTCGATGAAGTACCACGAGCCCGACGGTCAGTGGTTCGCCCAGACCGTGGCCGAGGTCTACTTCGACACGGCCGAGTCCGCCGAGAAGGCCGGCTTCACCAAGGCCGGCAGCGAGGGCTGA
- the rpmJ gene encoding 50S ribosomal protein L36, translated as MKVQPSVKKICDKCKVIRRNGRVMVICENLRHKQRQG; from the coding sequence ATGAAGGTCCAGCCCAGCGTCAAGAAGATCTGCGACAAGTGCAAGGTGATCCGCCGCAACGGCCGGGTCATGGTGATCTGCGAGAACCTGCGCCACAAGCAGCGCCAGGGCTGA
- the rpsK gene encoding 30S ribosomal protein S11, whose product MPPQKRAAAGAKKVRRKEKKNVAHGHAHIKSTFNNTIISITDPTGAVISWASAGQVGFKGSRKSTPFAAQMAAEAAARRAMEHGMRKVDVFVKGPGSGRETAIRSLTATGLEVGAISDVTPSPHNGVRPPKRRRV is encoded by the coding sequence ATGCCTCCGCAGAAGCGTGCTGCGGCCGGGGCCAAGAAGGTCCGCCGCAAGGAGAAGAAGAACGTCGCTCACGGGCACGCCCACATCAAGAGCACGTTCAACAACACGATCATCTCGATCACCGACCCGACCGGGGCCGTGATCTCGTGGGCCTCCGCCGGCCAGGTCGGCTTTAAGGGCTCGCGCAAGTCGACGCCGTTCGCGGCGCAGATGGCCGCCGAGGCCGCCGCCCGCCGCGCCATGGAGCACGGCATGCGCAAGGTCGACGTCTTCGTCAAGGGCCCCGGCTCCGGTCGCGAGACCGCGATCCGCTCGCTCACCGCGACCGGCCTCGAGGTCGGCGCGATCAGCGACGTCACGCCCTCGCCGCACAACGGCGTCCGCCCGCCCAAGCGCCGTCGCGTCTGA
- the rpsM gene encoding 30S ribosomal protein S13 codes for MARLVGVDLPRDKRVEVALTYIFGVGRTRSQQALAATGVNPDTRVKDLEERDLVALRDFIEGNFRIEGDLRREVAADIRRKVEIGSYEGLRHRRGLPVRGQRTKTNARTRKGPKRTVAGKKKVGK; via the coding sequence ATGGCACGTCTCGTTGGTGTCGACCTCCCGCGCGACAAGCGCGTCGAGGTCGCCCTGACCTACATCTTCGGAGTGGGTCGTACCCGGTCGCAGCAGGCGCTCGCGGCCACCGGCGTCAACCCGGACACGCGCGTGAAGGACCTCGAGGAGCGCGACCTCGTCGCGCTGCGCGACTTCATCGAGGGCAACTTCCGCATCGAGGGTGACCTGCGGCGCGAGGTCGCCGCCGACATCCGTCGCAAGGTCGAGATCGGTTCGTACGAGGGCCTGCGGCACCGCCGTGGCCTGCCCGTGCGCGGTCAGCGGACCAAGACCAACGCGCGCACCCGCAAGGGTCCGAAGCGCACCGTCGCCGGCAAGAAGAAGGTTGGTAAGTAA
- the map gene encoding type I methionyl aminopeptidase, which translates to MFGRRQTPAKSAEELVLMRAAGLLVGRTLELLQREVRDGMTTLQLDTLAETFIRDHGAVPNFQLVPGYRHTLCTSVNEEVVHGIPGERVLRDGDLLSVDCGAQLADWNGDAAVSLVVGGPQAGTDADRTLVEVTEQALWAGITALAVGERLYAVGDAVQELVEERGARDGHELGIVEEYVGHGIGRTMHEDPQIPNYAVRDKGPLVRAGFTGAVEPMLTWGSAETRVLADDWTVVTTDGSRAAHWEHSVAVTEAGLTVLTALDGGQARLTALGAPYAPLD; encoded by the coding sequence GTGTTCGGTCGACGTCAGACCCCCGCCAAGTCGGCGGAGGAGCTCGTCCTCATGCGCGCGGCCGGGCTGCTCGTGGGGCGCACGCTCGAGCTGCTCCAGCGCGAGGTGCGCGACGGGATGACGACGCTCCAGCTCGACACCCTCGCCGAGACGTTCATCCGCGACCACGGCGCGGTGCCCAACTTCCAGCTCGTGCCGGGCTACCGGCACACGCTGTGCACGAGCGTCAACGAGGAGGTCGTGCACGGCATCCCGGGTGAGCGGGTGCTGCGTGACGGCGACCTGCTCTCGGTCGACTGCGGCGCGCAGCTCGCGGACTGGAACGGCGACGCGGCGGTGTCGCTCGTCGTCGGGGGGCCGCAGGCCGGGACCGACGCCGACCGCACCCTCGTCGAGGTGACCGAGCAGGCCCTGTGGGCGGGCATCACCGCCCTCGCGGTCGGCGAGCGGCTCTACGCCGTCGGCGACGCCGTGCAGGAGCTCGTCGAGGAGCGCGGGGCCCGGGACGGCCACGAGCTGGGCATCGTCGAGGAGTACGTCGGGCACGGCATCGGCCGCACGATGCACGAGGACCCGCAGATCCCGAACTACGCCGTGCGCGACAAGGGGCCGCTCGTGCGCGCGGGCTTCACGGGCGCGGTCGAGCCGATGCTCACCTGGGGCAGCGCCGAGACCCGCGTGCTCGCCGACGACTGGACGGTCGTCACGACGGACGGCTCGCGCGCCGCGCACTGGGAGCACTCCGTCGCCGTCACCGAGGCGGGCCTCACGGTGCTCACCGCCCTCGACGGCGGGCAGGCGCGCCTGACCGCCCTCGGGGCGCCGTACGCGCCGCTGGACTGA
- the truA gene encoding tRNA pseudouridine(38-40) synthase TruA: MRVRLDLAYDGTGFAGWAAQPGLRTVEGVLGEALTTVLRAPDPVRLTVAGRTDAGVHARGQVAHADVDAEAWAALPGRSDRAPQDAAVTRLAGVLPPDVVVRRTAPAPEGFDARFSATSRRYAYRLADPDSLHDPLRRLDTVRHRRALDVAAMDEAARALLGLHDFAAFCRRREGATTVRTLLTYGWARDDDGVLVGTVVADAFCHSMVRALVGAVVPVGEGRRPTGWPARVLGARVRDTGVVVMPPHGLSLEEVVYPPDGDLAARAREARAVRTL; encoded by the coding sequence CTGCGGGTCCGGCTCGACCTTGCGTACGACGGCACCGGGTTCGCCGGGTGGGCGGCGCAGCCGGGTCTGCGCACCGTCGAGGGGGTCCTCGGCGAGGCCCTCACGACGGTCCTGCGCGCCCCGGACCCGGTGCGGCTCACCGTCGCCGGGCGCACGGACGCCGGCGTGCACGCCCGTGGGCAGGTCGCCCACGCCGACGTCGACGCCGAGGCCTGGGCGGCGCTGCCGGGGCGCTCGGACCGCGCACCGCAGGACGCCGCGGTGACCCGGCTCGCCGGGGTGCTGCCGCCCGACGTCGTCGTCCGCCGGACGGCACCGGCCCCGGAGGGCTTCGACGCCCGCTTCTCGGCGACGTCGCGCCGGTACGCCTACCGGCTCGCCGACCCCGACTCGCTCCACGACCCGCTGCGCCGGCTGGACACGGTGCGGCACCGCCGAGCGCTCGACGTCGCCGCGATGGACGAGGCGGCGCGGGCGCTGCTCGGGCTGCACGACTTCGCGGCCTTCTGCCGGCGCCGTGAGGGCGCGACGACCGTGCGCACCCTGCTGACCTACGGCTGGGCCCGCGACGACGACGGCGTCCTCGTCGGCACCGTCGTGGCCGACGCGTTCTGCCACTCCATGGTGCGCGCCCTCGTCGGGGCCGTCGTGCCCGTGGGGGAGGGGCGCAGACCCACCGGCTGGCCCGCCCGGGTGCTCGGCGCCCGCGTGCGGGACACCGGGGTCGTCGTCATGCCGCCGCACGGCCTCAGCCTCGAGGAGGTCGTCTACCCGCCCGACGGTGACCTGGCCGCCCGGGCGCGGGAGGCGCGCGCCGTACGGACGCTGTGA
- a CDS encoding adenylate kinase gives MRLLIMGPPGAGKGTQAAKIAAQYGIPAISTGDIFRTNIKERTELGQQVEQILSSGGYVPDELTNEIVRDRLTWDDTAPGWLLDGYPRTGGQVAFLDGTLSAAGASLDAVVSLTVDEDAVVQRLLKRAETDGRTDDTEDVIRERQAIYRQETAPLLATYGGRGLVLEVDGMGDVDEVTARLVAAIDARTGERD, from the coding sequence ATGCGTCTCCTCATCATGGGTCCGCCCGGCGCCGGCAAGGGCACGCAGGCCGCGAAGATCGCCGCGCAGTACGGCATCCCCGCCATCTCCACGGGCGACATCTTCCGCACCAACATCAAGGAGCGGACCGAGCTGGGGCAGCAGGTCGAGCAGATCCTCTCCTCCGGCGGCTACGTCCCCGACGAGCTGACCAACGAGATCGTCCGCGACCGGCTCACCTGGGACGACACCGCCCCGGGCTGGCTGCTCGACGGCTACCCCCGCACCGGTGGGCAGGTCGCCTTCCTCGACGGCACCCTGAGCGCCGCGGGCGCGTCGCTCGACGCCGTCGTCTCGCTCACCGTCGACGAGGACGCGGTCGTCCAGCGGCTGCTCAAGCGGGCCGAGACGGACGGGCGCACCGACGACACCGAGGACGTCATCCGCGAGCGGCAGGCCATCTACCGCCAGGAGACCGCCCCGCTGCTCGCGACGTACGGCGGGCGGGGCCTCGTCCTCGAGGTCGACGGCATGGGCGACGTCGACGAGGTGACGGCCCGGCTCGTCGCCGCCATCGACGCGCGCACCGGCGAGCGGGACTGA
- a CDS encoding ABC-F family ATP-binding cassette domain-containing protein, translating to MGHVDLAGIGYALPDGTPLLDDVSLRVGEGARVALVGPNGAGKTTLTRIVSGDLVPHEGAVTRSGGLGVMRQFVGQVRDESTVRDLLLTVAPDKIRRAAAEVDRTELLMMEQETEAVQMAYAQALADWGDAGGYEAETLWDTCTVAALGVPWEKAQWRGVTTLSGGEQKRLVLEALLRGPEEVLLLDEPDNYLDVPGKQWLEEQLVASPKTVLFISHDRELLGRVATRVATLEPGAAGSRLWVHPGPFSTYHQARVDRMARLEELRKRWDEEYAKLKALVLMYKTKSAFNDGMASRYQAAQTRLAKFVEAGPPEELPRQQNVTMRLRGGRTAKRAVVAQGLELTGLMQPFDLEVWYGERVAVLGSNGSGKSHFLRLLAAGGSDPDREHRPVGDVRPDPVAHTGVVRLGSRVRPGWFAQTHAHPTLLGRTLLEVLHRGDEHRDGKPREEAARALDRYELARAGEQHFDQLSGGQQARFQILLLELSGATLLLLDEPTDNLDLDSAEALEEGLEAFDGTVVAVTHDRWFARGFDRFLVFRSDGRVVETPEPVWDETRVVRRR from the coding sequence GTGGGACACGTGGACCTGGCCGGGATCGGCTACGCCCTGCCGGACGGCACTCCTCTGCTCGACGACGTCTCGCTGCGCGTCGGCGAGGGCGCGCGCGTCGCGCTCGTGGGACCGAACGGCGCCGGCAAGACGACGCTGACCCGGATCGTCTCCGGCGACCTGGTGCCCCACGAGGGCGCGGTCACCCGCAGCGGCGGTCTCGGCGTCATGCGTCAGTTCGTCGGGCAGGTGCGCGACGAGTCCACCGTGCGCGACCTGCTGCTCACCGTCGCCCCGGACAAGATCCGCCGCGCGGCCGCCGAGGTCGACCGCACCGAGCTGCTGATGATGGAGCAGGAGACCGAGGCGGTCCAGATGGCCTACGCCCAGGCGCTCGCCGACTGGGGCGACGCCGGCGGTTACGAGGCCGAGACGCTGTGGGACACCTGCACCGTCGCCGCGCTCGGCGTGCCGTGGGAGAAGGCGCAGTGGCGCGGTGTCACCACCCTGTCGGGCGGCGAGCAGAAGCGGCTGGTCCTCGAGGCCCTGCTGCGGGGGCCGGAGGAGGTGCTGCTGCTCGACGAGCCGGACAACTACCTCGACGTCCCCGGCAAGCAGTGGCTCGAGGAGCAGCTCGTCGCCTCGCCCAAGACGGTGCTCTTCATCAGCCACGACCGCGAGCTGCTCGGCCGGGTCGCGACCCGCGTCGCCACCCTCGAGCCGGGGGCGGCGGGCTCGCGGCTGTGGGTGCACCCCGGCCCCTTCTCGACCTACCACCAGGCGCGGGTGGACCGGATGGCCCGGCTCGAGGAGCTGCGCAAGCGGTGGGACGAGGAGTACGCCAAGCTCAAGGCCCTCGTCCTGATGTACAAGACGAAGTCGGCCTTCAACGACGGGATGGCCTCGCGCTACCAGGCCGCGCAGACCCGGCTCGCCAAGTTCGTCGAGGCCGGGCCGCCGGAGGAGCTGCCCCGCCAGCAGAACGTCACGATGCGGCTGCGCGGCGGTCGGACGGCCAAGCGCGCAGTCGTCGCGCAGGGGCTCGAGCTGACCGGCCTCATGCAGCCCTTCGACCTCGAGGTCTGGTACGGCGAGCGGGTGGCCGTGCTCGGCTCGAACGGCTCCGGCAAGTCGCACTTCCTGCGGCTTCTCGCCGCCGGCGGCAGCGACCCGGACCGCGAGCACCGGCCCGTCGGCGACGTGCGCCCGGACCCGGTCGCGCACACCGGCGTCGTGCGGCTCGGGTCGCGCGTGCGGCCGGGCTGGTTCGCCCAGACCCACGCCCACCCGACGCTGCTCGGGCGGACCCTGCTCGAGGTGCTGCACCGCGGCGACGAGCACCGCGACGGCAAGCCGCGCGAGGAGGCGGCCCGGGCGCTGGACCGCTACGAGCTGGCCCGCGCCGGGGAGCAGCACTTCGACCAGCTCTCCGGCGGTCAGCAGGCGCGCTTCCAGATCCTCCTGCTCGAGCTGTCCGGGGCGACCCTGCTGCTCCTCGACGAGCCGACCGACAACCTCGACCTCGACTCGGCCGAGGCGCTCGAGGAGGGCCTGGAGGCCTTCGACGGCACCGTCGTCGCGGTCACCCACGACCGGTGGTTCGCCCGCGGGTTCGACCGCTTCCTCGTCTTCCGCTCCGACGGCCGGGTCGTCGAGACCCCGGAGCCGGTCTGGGACGAGACGCGGGTCGTCCGACGCCGGTGA